CTATCAAATAATTCATGAATCTTGTCCTCTAATTCCTTTTCATTTTTATATCTTTCCTTTTCATCTGAATCTACCAATATTTCTAAATTATCTAAAATAGGCCTCATGAAAGGGGATATCTTCTCCTGCTCTGTACCTGGAAGAAAGCCTATATCTTCATCCATGGTAACATTAGGCCTGCAAATTAACATTTTTCTATAACTTCCCTTGTTTTCCTCTATTATATTGTGAAGTCCTACCGCTAATGAAAACAAAGTTTTTGCTGTTCCTGCAGGTCCCTTTATTATTACAAGAGGTGCTTTACTGGCATCTGTAAGCAGTGCCTCCAGCATAAATTTTTGCCCTACATTTCTGGGAGTTATACCCAAAGGTGTACTATCTTTAAAATAAAGCTGTACAATCTTTTTACCATCAAATCTTCCAAGAGCGGTTTGTTTAGGATTTTCAAGACAATGTATTATAACAAATTCATTCATATAAAAGGTTGGAAAAAAATATTTTTCAGTATTCTCATCATAACAGGTAACTTTATCTATTTCTATACATTTGTCCTTATAAAAATTTGTTATATTGTCTTTAGAAGTATACACCTCTATTCTGCCTGTATATTGACTGTCATCTTCCGGTACAACTTTTTCATAAAAATCTTCCACATTTATATCTATTATATCTGCTTTAATTCTTTCAAAAATATCTTTGGTTATCAAGCAAGTATTTTCTCCTCGCTCTTTAAGACCTTTACATACTTGTATTATTCTATTATCCGGTTTGCTTCTGTCCCAAGCTGGTGGTATCTGAGTATCATAATGATTCATCTCAACCCTAAGCTTTCCACCACCTGGCAGCTCCACCCCTTTATTAAGTTTTCCTTTTTTTCTAAAGTAATCTATCAATCTAGCTGCATGTCTTGCGCTAGCTCCCAGATCGCTTTTATCCTTTTTAAAATCATCTAATTCTTCTAATACAACTTCAGGTATAACCACATCATTATCTCCAAAAGATAGGATAGCTCCAGGTGAATATAGAATAACATTTGTATCTAAAACATATGTCTTCTTCAAATCCATTCCTCCCCTCTTCTAATATTATAATATATTCATTTAAATATATAAATGTATTTATTTTTACAAAAAAGTTATATCAGACTAGTGAAAAAGCTAAAATGCTCATGATATAAAGAAAGAGCATAGAATAACTTCTATGCTCTTGAAAAAACTTCTGTAAGTTCCGCTATAACTCCATTTTTAACTTCTGCCTTTAACTCCACAAGCCATTCAGGAGATAAAACTAAAACAGTTCCATCCTCCTCATCAAAATTAAATTCATCTACATTATATTTCTGAAGTTCCTCTGGAATACTTAAAATATTAATGCCCTCAGTCTCCTTGCCCACTAAAAATTGC
This window of the Clostridium kluyveri DSM 555 genome carries:
- a CDS encoding PhoH family protein — protein: MKKTYVLDTNVILYSPGAILSFGDNDVVIPEVVLEELDDFKKDKSDLGASARHAARLIDYFRKKGKLNKGVELPGGGKLRVEMNHYDTQIPPAWDRSKPDNRIIQVCKGLKERGENTCLITKDIFERIKADIIDINVEDFYEKVVPEDDSQYTGRIEVYTSKDNITNFYKDKCIEIDKVTCYDENTEKYFFPTFYMNEFVIIHCLENPKQTALGRFDGKKIVQLYFKDSTPLGITPRNVGQKFMLEALLTDASKAPLVIIKGPAGTAKTLFSLAVGLHNIIEENKGSYRKMLICRPNVTMDEDIGFLPGTEQEKISPFMRPILDNLEILVDSDEKERYKNEKELEDKIHELFDRRIITTEAVGYLRGRSIVRNWLIIDEAQNLTPKQVKAIITRVGVGTKLLLVGDPEQIDQAFLDSRSNGLCYASEKMKGSSLCYQITLKHDECERSPLAYEASKKL